A single genomic interval of Methylocystis sp. IM3 harbors:
- a CDS encoding L,D-transpeptidase, with protein MSVRRAIFRSAVPATVFVLLLGAAQGGAARANPALSAAPPYPEQQSALGGGLIEALVVGADPRPVRYAAPPPGARLAAYAPEPPMQQPQRALDPSYARAEVSYDGAEAPGTIVVDTPRKFLYFVHGHGRAIRYGIGVGRPGFEWSGVKAVSRKAEWPDWTPPAEMLARRPDLPRHMEGGPANPLGARALYLGSSLYRIHGTNEPGTIGQNVSSGCIRMMNEDVIDLYARVPVGTRVIVR; from the coding sequence ATGTCTGTGCGCCGTGCAATCTTTCGCTCCGCCGTTCCGGCGACGGTTTTCGTGCTCTTGCTCGGCGCCGCCCAGGGCGGGGCAGCCCGCGCCAATCCCGCCCTTTCCGCCGCGCCGCCCTATCCGGAACAGCAAAGCGCGCTGGGCGGCGGTCTGATCGAGGCGCTTGTCGTGGGCGCCGACCCGCGACCGGTGCGCTACGCCGCGCCGCCCCCCGGCGCGCGTCTCGCGGCTTACGCGCCGGAACCGCCCATGCAGCAGCCGCAACGGGCGCTCGATCCGAGCTACGCCCGCGCGGAAGTCTCCTACGACGGCGCCGAGGCGCCGGGCACGATCGTCGTCGATACGCCGCGCAAGTTCCTTTACTTCGTGCATGGCCACGGGCGCGCGATCCGCTACGGCATCGGCGTCGGCCGGCCGGGCTTCGAGTGGTCCGGCGTGAAGGCGGTGAGCCGCAAGGCGGAATGGCCGGACTGGACGCCGCCTGCCGAAATGCTCGCGCGCCGCCCCGATCTGCCGCGTCACATGGAAGGCGGCCCCGCCAATCCGCTCGGCGCTCGCGCGCTGTATCTCGGCTCCTCGCTCTATCGCATCCACGGCACCAACGAGCCCGGCACGATCGGGCAGAATGTCTCCTCTGGCTGCATTCGCATGATGAACGAAGACGTGATCGATCTTTACGCGCGCGTTCCGGTCGGAACGAGGGTGATCGTGCGCTAG
- a CDS encoding septation protein A, with amino-acid sequence MTQETTTPVKAAPPAGQKKKLNPGLKIALELGPLIVFFVVNSKFGIFYATGVLMAGVLLTLAVSWAVTKHLPAMPVVTAILVLVFGGLTVFLQNEDFIKLKVTILYSMFGAALIGALYFGKLLLPIVFDMAIHIDDEGWRKLTWRWGLFFFFLAGLNEVVRHVVSTDAWVNFKVFGILPLTVLFAVAQAPLIMRHEIPAEQEDSESHF; translated from the coding sequence ATGACACAGGAAACGACAACGCCGGTCAAGGCGGCGCCGCCGGCGGGACAGAAGAAGAAACTCAATCCGGGACTGAAAATCGCGCTCGAACTCGGGCCGCTGATCGTCTTCTTCGTCGTCAACAGCAAATTCGGCATTTTCTACGCCACCGGCGTGCTGATGGCCGGCGTTCTGCTGACGCTCGCCGTTTCCTGGGCGGTCACCAAACATCTGCCGGCGATGCCGGTCGTCACCGCGATCCTCGTGCTCGTCTTCGGCGGCCTCACGGTCTTTCTGCAAAACGAGGACTTCATCAAGCTGAAGGTGACGATCCTCTACTCCATGTTCGGCGCGGCGCTCATCGGCGCGCTCTACTTCGGCAAGCTTCTGCTGCCCATCGTCTTCGACATGGCGATCCATATCGACGACGAAGGATGGCGCAAGCTCACCTGGCGGTGGGGCCTGTTCTTCTTTTTCCTCGCCGGCCTGAACGAAGTCGTCCGCCACGTCGTCTCGACCGACGCCTGGGTGAACTTCAAGGTCTTCGGCATTCTGCCGCTGACCGTCCTTTTCGCCGTCGCGCAGGCGCCGCTGATCATGCGCCACGAAATCCCGGCGGAACAAGAGGACTCTGAATCGCACTTCTGA
- the ftsY gene encoding signal recognition particle-docking protein FtsY: MSTDANGPKKRGMFSRLFGRGAEPQAEEPATPEAAAEAEAPKKSWWQRLTGGLARTSQAITQGVADIFTKRKLDALTLEELEDVLLRADLGVGASSRITKAVGKARYERDIAPEEVRAILAREVESVLTPVATPFEIDETKKPFIILVVGVNGSGKTTTIAKLASKWTGERKKVVLAAGDTFRAAAVDQLKIWGARLDAEVVAGKEGADAAGLAFDAINRARETEADILLMDTAGRLQNRAELMAELEKIVRVMKKAEPEAPHAVLLVLDATVGQNALQQVEIFGRTAGVTGLVMTKLDGTARGGILVAIADAYGLPIHFIGVGEGADDLEPFTARDFARAIAGLDEDEEAPEPAPES; the protein is encoded by the coding sequence ATGAGCACGGACGCAAACGGACCTAAGAAGCGCGGCATGTTTTCGCGCCTGTTCGGCAGAGGCGCGGAGCCACAGGCGGAGGAGCCGGCGACGCCGGAGGCCGCCGCCGAGGCGGAAGCTCCAAAAAAATCCTGGTGGCAGCGCCTCACGGGCGGCCTCGCCCGCACCTCGCAGGCGATCACTCAGGGCGTCGCCGATATTTTCACCAAGCGCAAGCTCGACGCGCTGACGCTCGAGGAGCTCGAGGACGTGCTGCTGCGCGCCGATCTCGGGGTCGGCGCCTCGTCTCGCATCACCAAGGCCGTCGGCAAGGCCCGCTACGAGAGGGACATCGCCCCCGAGGAGGTCCGCGCCATCCTCGCCCGCGAGGTCGAGTCGGTGCTGACGCCCGTGGCCACGCCCTTTGAGATCGACGAGACCAAAAAGCCGTTCATCATCCTGGTCGTTGGCGTCAATGGCTCGGGCAAGACGACGACCATCGCCAAGCTTGCTTCCAAATGGACGGGCGAGCGCAAGAAGGTGGTGCTGGCGGCGGGCGACACATTTCGCGCCGCGGCGGTCGATCAGCTCAAGATCTGGGGCGCGCGGCTCGACGCCGAAGTGGTGGCGGGCAAGGAGGGCGCGGACGCCGCGGGCCTCGCCTTCGACGCGATCAATCGCGCGCGCGAGACTGAAGCCGATATTCTGCTCATGGACACGGCCGGCCGTCTGCAAAATCGCGCCGAGCTGATGGCGGAGCTCGAAAAAATCGTCCGGGTGATGAAAAAGGCGGAGCCCGAGGCCCCCCACGCGGTCCTGCTTGTGCTGGACGCCACGGTCGGTCAGAATGCCTTGCAGCAGGTCGAGATTTTTGGCCGCACCGCCGGCGTGACCGGCCTCGTCATGACGAAGCTCGACGGCACCGCGCGCGGCGGCATTCTGGTCGCGATTGCCGACGCTTACGGCCTGCCAATCCACTTCATCGGCGTCGGAGAGGGCGCCGACGATCTGGAGCCCTTCACCGCCCGTGACTTCGCCCGCGCGATCGCCGGCCTCGACGAAGATGAAGAAGCGCCGGAGCCGGCGCCGGAAAGCTAA
- a CDS encoding beta-ketoacyl-ACP synthase III: protein MPNSIVLGTGSYAPERVLTNADLEKIVATNSEWIVSRTGIRERHVAGDHEATSDLAAAAARQALENAGVSAAEVDMIVVGTVTGDTPTPSCAAFVQDLIGARNAFCFDVAAACAGSIYGLTIADQFIRSGMVRRALVIGAETLSRFVDWGNRETCVLFGDAAGAMLLGATEEEGHGLLAATLRTDGSMTGILGIFGGGSRQPVSQEMLADNGNKIRMRGREVYRVATRLLPEVVAETLAKAGLSAADVDHVICHQANQRIIESALDTLGVPREKCWINIDRFGNTSSASMPISLDEAHRGGKLKRGDVIAMMAIGAGMSWGGAVLRW from the coding sequence TTGCCGAATTCCATCGTTCTCGGAACCGGATCCTATGCGCCGGAGCGTGTTCTCACCAACGCCGATCTCGAGAAAATCGTCGCCACCAACAGCGAGTGGATCGTCAGCCGGACCGGCATAAGGGAGCGGCATGTCGCCGGCGACCACGAGGCCACCTCGGACCTCGCCGCCGCCGCGGCGCGGCAGGCGCTCGAAAACGCGGGCGTCTCGGCTGCCGAAGTCGATATGATCGTGGTCGGCACCGTGACGGGCGACACGCCGACGCCCTCCTGCGCCGCCTTCGTGCAAGACCTCATCGGCGCCCGGAACGCCTTCTGTTTCGACGTGGCCGCCGCCTGCGCCGGCTCGATCTATGGGCTCACCATCGCGGACCAGTTCATCCGCTCGGGCATGGTCCGGCGCGCGCTGGTCATCGGCGCCGAGACGCTGAGCCGTTTCGTCGACTGGGGCAACCGGGAGACCTGCGTGCTGTTCGGCGACGCGGCCGGGGCGATGCTGCTCGGCGCGACCGAGGAAGAGGGGCACGGGCTGCTGGCCGCCACCCTGCGCACCGACGGCTCGATGACGGGCATCCTCGGCATTTTCGGGGGCGGCAGCCGCCAGCCGGTTTCGCAGGAGATGCTGGCGGACAATGGCAACAAGATCAGGATGCGGGGCAGGGAGGTTTACAGGGTCGCGACGCGGCTTCTGCCCGAGGTGGTCGCCGAGACGCTGGCCAAGGCGGGGCTGTCTGCGGCCGACGTCGATCACGTCATCTGCCATCAGGCGAACCAGCGCATCATCGAGTCGGCGCTGGATACGCTCGGCGTGCCGCGCGAAAAGTGCTGGATCAACATCGACCGCTTCGGCAACACGTCCAGCGCCTCCATGCCCATCTCGCTGGACGAGGCCCATCGCGGCGGAAAGCTGAAGAGAGGCGACGTGATCGCCATGATGGCGATCGGCGCGGGCATGAGCTGGGGAGGCGCGGTCCTGCGCTGGTGA
- the rimO gene encoding 30S ribosomal protein S12 methylthiotransferase RimO: MQEDQKRTAPRVSFVSLGCPKALVDSERIVTRLRAEGYELARHHAGADVVVVNTCGFLDSAKAESLDAIGSALAENGKVIVTGCMGAEPDQISARFPDVLAITGPQQYESVVEAVHRAAAPAHDPFVDLVPEQGVKLTPRHYAYLKISEGCDNSCSFCIIPHLRGPLVSRPAADVLREAEKLARAGVKELLVISQDTSAYGRDLRYAESMFGDRAVRARFLDLSRELSELDVWVRLHYVYPYPHVDEVIGLMAEGKILPYLDIPFQHAAPNVLKAMKRPANEEKTLARIKSWRAACPDLTLRSTFIVGFPGETEEDFEILLDWLDEAEIDRAGAFKYEPVAGAPANDLGLAPVPDDVKEARWKRFMEKQQAVSARLMKRKVGKRLQVIIDEPGGGASGVLAKGRTKADAPEIDGSAFVSSRRPLRAGDIVTIKVERADAYDVYGAASG; the protein is encoded by the coding sequence ATGCAGGAAGACCAGAAGCGCACCGCCCCGCGCGTTTCCTTCGTTTCGCTCGGTTGTCCCAAGGCCCTCGTCGACAGCGAGCGCATCGTCACAAGATTGCGCGCGGAGGGTTATGAACTCGCGCGCCACCACGCCGGCGCCGATGTCGTCGTCGTCAACACCTGCGGGTTTCTCGACAGCGCCAAGGCCGAGTCGCTCGACGCCATCGGCTCGGCGCTCGCCGAAAACGGCAAGGTGATCGTCACGGGCTGCATGGGCGCCGAGCCCGATCAGATCAGCGCCCGCTTCCCCGACGTGCTCGCCATCACCGGCCCGCAGCAATATGAGAGCGTGGTCGAGGCCGTGCACCGCGCCGCCGCCCCGGCGCATGATCCCTTCGTCGATCTCGTGCCCGAACAGGGGGTGAAGCTCACCCCGCGCCATTACGCCTATCTGAAAATCTCCGAGGGCTGCGACAACAGCTGCTCCTTCTGCATCATCCCGCATCTACGCGGGCCGCTCGTCTCGCGCCCCGCCGCCGACGTGCTGCGTGAAGCCGAAAAGCTTGCGCGCGCCGGCGTGAAGGAGCTGCTGGTCATCTCGCAGGACACGAGCGCCTATGGCCGCGACCTGCGCTACGCCGAAAGCATGTTCGGCGACCGCGCAGTGCGCGCGCGCTTTCTCGACCTTTCGCGAGAACTCTCCGAGCTCGACGTCTGGGTCCGCCTGCATTACGTCTATCCCTATCCGCATGTGGACGAGGTCATCGGCCTCATGGCCGAGGGCAAGATTCTTCCCTATCTCGACATCCCCTTCCAGCACGCGGCCCCGAATGTGCTGAAGGCGATGAAGCGCCCGGCGAACGAGGAAAAGACGCTGGCGCGCATCAAAAGCTGGCGCGCCGCCTGCCCCGACCTCACACTGCGCTCGACCTTCATCGTCGGCTTCCCCGGCGAGACCGAGGAAGATTTCGAGATCCTGCTCGACTGGCTCGACGAGGCGGAGATCGACCGCGCCGGGGCCTTCAAATATGAGCCCGTCGCCGGCGCGCCGGCGAACGACCTCGGCCTCGCGCCCGTTCCCGACGACGTGAAGGAGGCGCGCTGGAAACGCTTCATGGAGAAGCAGCAGGCGGTGAGCGCAAGGCTGATGAAGCGAAAGGTCGGAAAGAGGCTCCAGGTCATCATCGACGAGCCGGGCGGCGGCGCGTCCGGCGTACTCGCCAAGGGCCGCACCAAGGCTGACGCGCCCGAAATCGACGGCTCTGCTTTCGTCTCGTCCCGCCGCCCGCTGCGCGCAGGCGACATCGTGACCATCAAAGTCGAGCGCGCCGACGCCTATGACGTTTACGGCGCAGCCTCTGGCTGA
- a CDS encoding nicotinate-nucleotide adenylyltransferase → MTAPVRLPPHAPGMRIGLFGGSFDPPHEGHALVARLALTRLGLDRLWWLVTPGNPLKDTRALPALEARIAAARKLARDPRIAVTGLEAHIGARYTAQTLRFLRRRCPGVHFVWIMGADNLLQFHRWRDWEEIMRTTPVAIVDRPGATAKAASAKAVQRFPHARIDERVAGSLPTATPPAYVYLHGPRSATSSTALRRSAP, encoded by the coding sequence ATGACGGCGCCTGTCCGCCTGCCGCCTCATGCGCCGGGAATGCGGATCGGGCTTTTCGGGGGCTCCTTCGATCCGCCGCACGAGGGTCATGCGCTGGTCGCGCGCCTTGCGCTCACGAGGCTCGGGCTCGATCGGCTGTGGTGGCTGGTCACGCCCGGCAATCCGCTGAAAGATACGCGCGCGCTTCCGGCGCTCGAGGCGCGCATCGCAGCGGCGCGCAAATTGGCGCGAGACCCGCGCATCGCGGTGACGGGTCTCGAAGCGCATATCGGCGCCCGCTACACAGCCCAGACCCTACGATTCCTGCGCCGTCGCTGCCCCGGCGTCCATTTCGTCTGGATCATGGGCGCGGACAATCTCCTGCAGTTTCATCGCTGGCGCGATTGGGAAGAGATCATGCGCACCACGCCCGTCGCCATCGTCGATCGCCCAGGCGCGACTGCGAAGGCGGCAAGCGCAAAGGCTGTGCAGCGATTTCCGCACGCGAGGATCGACGAGCGCGTGGCGGGCTCATTGCCGACAGCGACGCCGCCGGCCTATGTCTATCTGCACGGCCCGCGCAGCGCGACGTCCTCGACGGCGCTGCGGCGGAGCGCGCCCTGA